From a single Planctellipticum variicoloris genomic region:
- a CDS encoding HEAT repeat domain-containing protein: protein MWWRNWWEAVRDPFDPVPRRLWKALVLLAVGLFGIYVVWPRVRIEWLVVNLHANPDSQTAREAAWRLGEIGNTARGALPSLIEALDAGPIEQPAADSSSRTHQIGLLSVEAAQAIRKIGDPETVALLHRRMIACRDSDSDAGAGAARLYIALNNAGGVQAGNRSAADIDVAEVFDVLRDSRNALTCNLLLSWLNARSLVSPDMDPDGQLKAILIDCLNRLQIAAAARILVAWAEHDPAVVPVILDEECRQYRAHSQDFTSSGVLYQPIHGRENATIRESLPLLTTELDGPDAPMIVRLFAECFWFDRQQDERYRRQPPRAEVLLEYFRTSLSHEKATVRQGAAQILTRIAETAADDDAHQSAPLFDAEILARLEHLLNDPDPPVRLAASVALWKIRQQAEPGLTELLAGLESPHEASQTLAAAFFRGLGPHDAWAVSALTAHLQSTSTTVRVAILRGLAVLGPSARDSIPAIIATLDSDDEETLTAAVECLAAFGPDASEALPRLWDVFLNSDDVDIRRLANTAMAKIDPNRRNRDR from the coding sequence ATGTGGTGGCGGAATTGGTGGGAAGCTGTTCGCGACCCGTTCGATCCCGTCCCGCGCCGACTCTGGAAAGCCCTCGTCCTGCTGGCGGTCGGCCTGTTCGGCATCTACGTCGTCTGGCCCCGCGTCCGGATCGAGTGGCTGGTCGTCAATCTCCACGCCAATCCCGACAGCCAGACCGCACGCGAAGCCGCCTGGCGCCTGGGCGAAATCGGCAATACCGCCCGGGGCGCGTTGCCGTCGCTGATCGAAGCCCTCGACGCCGGCCCGATTGAGCAGCCCGCCGCCGACTCCTCCTCCCGCACGCATCAGATCGGACTCCTCAGCGTCGAAGCGGCGCAGGCAATCCGGAAAATCGGCGACCCCGAAACCGTCGCACTGCTTCACAGGCGGATGATCGCCTGCCGCGACTCCGATTCGGATGCGGGCGCCGGCGCCGCCCGACTCTACATTGCTCTGAACAATGCCGGCGGCGTCCAGGCGGGCAATCGTTCCGCCGCCGACATCGACGTCGCCGAAGTCTTCGACGTGCTCCGCGACAGTCGGAATGCGTTAACCTGCAACCTTCTGCTGAGCTGGCTCAACGCCCGCTCATTGGTCAGTCCCGACATGGACCCCGACGGCCAGCTCAAAGCCATCTTGATCGATTGCCTGAATCGGCTGCAGATCGCCGCCGCCGCCAGAATCCTGGTCGCGTGGGCCGAGCACGATCCCGCCGTCGTCCCCGTGATCCTCGACGAAGAATGCCGTCAATACCGCGCACACTCTCAAGACTTCACCTCCTCCGGTGTTCTCTATCAGCCGATTCACGGACGGGAAAACGCGACCATCCGCGAGTCGCTTCCGTTGCTCACGACCGAACTCGACGGCCCCGACGCACCGATGATTGTCCGCCTGTTCGCCGAATGCTTCTGGTTCGACCGGCAGCAGGACGAACGCTATCGGCGACAACCCCCCCGGGCCGAAGTGCTGCTGGAGTACTTCCGCACGTCCCTGTCCCACGAAAAAGCAACCGTCCGCCAGGGGGCGGCGCAGATCCTGACGCGGATCGCGGAAACCGCCGCCGACGACGACGCGCATCAGTCGGCCCCCCTGTTTGATGCCGAAATCCTCGCCCGCCTGGAACATCTGCTGAATGATCCCGATCCGCCCGTTCGCCTCGCCGCATCCGTCGCCCTCTGGAAAATCCGCCAGCAGGCCGAACCAGGCCTGACGGAGCTCCTGGCGGGCCTCGAAAGCCCCCACGAGGCGTCGCAAACACTCGCGGCAGCGTTCTTCCGCGGACTCGGTCCTCATGACGCCTGGGCCGTCTCCGCGCTGACCGCACATCTGCAATCGACCTCCACAACGGTACGCGTCGCCATCCTGCGGGGCCTGGCCGTTCTCGGACCGTCCGCCCGTGATTCGATTCCCGCCATCATCGCCACGCTCGATTCGGACGACGAGGAAACCCTGACGGCTGCCGTCGAGTGCCTCGCGGCCTTCGGTCCGGACGCCAGCGAGGCGCTGCCACGTCTCTGGGACGTCTTCTTGAACTCCGACGACGTCGACATCCGCCGCCTGGCCAACACTGCCATGGCCAAAATCGACCCCAACCGCCGCAATCGCGACCGCTGA
- a CDS encoding amidohydrolase family protein: MNNPETDSIDAPRPARRGWGRCLLILTLAGLPQIATAAEPAFQSQGFAVRCLAITGARVVVAPGREIENGRVILRDGHIEAVGGPEIPLPLDAEELKADGLIVYPGFIDAGYTGWLPADARSPEDEGRPVDNSRQALAGMREAYYPGIVPQWQAAERLKPTEDSLEKLRQQGFCAVHVTPTHGFIAGQGALASTGTAPRRETLLLPVTFVPVNLFTRVGNEYPSTLMGVHALLRQSFLDAARHDQQLALAATPASKLPSPAVDPVLTELARLQRGELRSLFTAQSRDDIERSVALARELGLKPALWGVKEGWKSLPHLQNLGTGLIVDVSFGDEPKIDPPEASKDGLVDPFVPERVRKFRHAEWKAGTANLARLHEAGLKFGLSSRDLKQPDQLHKHLRQAIQAGLPRDAALAALTSNAAELLGAGDRLGTLDAGKLGHVIILSGPFDDERSRVRHVIIDGRRYEYHQDAKPVPTDIESEKTVLDIAGTWQVEIDGADGNLRGTLELVQVKSALSGRFSSDQGDGKISSGSASADSLEFVVSIGAGDRAVQLKFSGKKSDVGLAGTLKSAFGAPVAWTARKPETPPTPDNPIALSGLEESPADASQPQAGAETPATVTGEQPTELPPDRLARPLQTGGNVLVRGLTILTGTGAVLENSSILVQAGKIIAIGPEIEAPAGVTVIDGAGRFAMPGVIDTHNHMMISAGPGLAGVNEATDSIVCEVRIRDSVHTDDISEYRTLAAGVTTARLLHGSANTIGGQDAIVQLKYGDDIAGHLLPDSPQGVKFALGENVKRRTGRFPNTRLGVEATIHRAFVEALEYRRNWQEYDRQKQAAGEAGQNLLPPRRDLRLEALVGIIESQIFIHSHCYRADEILMLLRSADKVGVRVRSLQHVLEGYKVAPEIAKHGASCSTFADHWGYKVEAFDAVPHNAALLHAAGINTVIKSDFPVIPWPLRWETARTIRHGNMPPDAALQAVTRNPARELGIDDRLGTLEIGKQGDFALYNGHPLSAFSRCEMTFIAGECYFVREQQPSAMSQAAVAQTKLAPPLSLPAPEERKPVLSHLERHLPKVALVGATLHPVDGPEIPNGTLLIEGELITSIGPGPGIPADATFVNCQGLHIYPGLIDAGSMLGLNEIGSIQETHDTNEAGLFQPDLLAGTAINPDSELLPVARADGITTALIRPLGGIISGQAALMQPAGWTAPEMVIEPAVGLQMQWPAAKDRKKVIDELRQLLTDARVYDKVRSAPLADGQPRVVEDPRFEALRPYIKGERTVFIEAVTRVQILEALQFAKDERLKLVLTGSLDGWKVAKEIAEHQVPVILGSVMRPPLEDFDPLDAPLACAGLLHEAGVKVCFRSNSAALARHLPLEAGVCVAYGLPEDVALRGVTLTAAEVLGVADRLGSLTPGKWANLIITDGSPLQPTTQYKGIYIRGQGFAPESRQTRLYEKYKARLAEKP; encoded by the coding sequence ATGAACAACCCGGAGACCGATTCCATCGACGCCCCCCGACCGGCCCGGCGCGGCTGGGGCCGTTGTCTGCTGATTCTGACGCTTGCCGGACTTCCCCAGATCGCCACCGCCGCCGAACCGGCATTCCAATCCCAGGGATTCGCCGTCCGCTGCCTCGCAATCACCGGGGCGCGGGTCGTCGTCGCCCCCGGACGGGAAATCGAGAACGGCCGCGTCATTCTCCGCGACGGTCACATCGAAGCGGTCGGCGGACCCGAAATCCCGCTGCCCCTCGACGCCGAGGAACTCAAAGCCGACGGACTCATCGTCTACCCCGGCTTCATTGACGCCGGCTACACCGGCTGGCTCCCCGCCGACGCGCGCAGTCCCGAGGACGAAGGCCGCCCTGTCGACAATTCCCGGCAGGCCCTCGCCGGCATGCGCGAAGCGTACTACCCCGGAATCGTTCCGCAGTGGCAGGCCGCCGAGCGGCTCAAGCCCACCGAAGACTCGCTCGAAAAGCTCCGCCAGCAGGGGTTCTGTGCCGTCCACGTCACCCCCACGCACGGCTTCATTGCCGGGCAGGGGGCGCTTGCCTCCACCGGAACCGCCCCCCGCCGTGAAACGCTCCTCCTGCCCGTCACCTTCGTACCGGTCAATCTCTTCACGCGCGTCGGCAACGAGTATCCCTCCACCCTCATGGGCGTCCACGCGCTGCTCCGCCAATCCTTCCTCGACGCCGCCCGCCACGACCAGCAGCTCGCGCTCGCCGCCACGCCCGCCAGCAAGCTGCCATCCCCGGCGGTCGACCCGGTCCTGACCGAACTGGCCCGCCTCCAGCGCGGCGAATTGCGATCGCTCTTCACCGCTCAATCGCGAGACGATATCGAACGCTCCGTCGCACTCGCCCGCGAGCTGGGACTCAAGCCCGCACTCTGGGGCGTCAAAGAAGGCTGGAAAAGTCTCCCCCATCTGCAGAACCTCGGCACGGGGCTGATTGTCGACGTCAGCTTCGGCGACGAACCAAAGATCGACCCTCCCGAAGCCAGCAAGGACGGTCTGGTCGATCCGTTCGTCCCCGAACGCGTCCGAAAATTTCGCCACGCCGAGTGGAAAGCAGGAACCGCCAATCTCGCCAGACTCCACGAGGCCGGCCTCAAATTCGGCCTGTCGAGCCGCGATCTCAAGCAGCCCGATCAGCTCCACAAGCACCTGCGGCAGGCCATCCAGGCCGGGCTCCCGCGCGACGCCGCCCTCGCCGCCCTGACGTCGAATGCCGCCGAATTGCTCGGCGCCGGCGACCGGCTCGGGACGCTCGACGCCGGCAAACTCGGGCACGTGATCATCCTCTCCGGCCCCTTCGACGACGAACGCTCCCGCGTCCGCCACGTCATCATCGACGGTCGCCGGTACGAGTACCACCAGGACGCCAAACCGGTCCCGACGGACATAGAATCAGAGAAAACGGTCCTCGACATCGCCGGAACCTGGCAGGTCGAGATTGATGGAGCCGACGGCAATTTGCGCGGGACGCTGGAACTGGTCCAGGTGAAGTCGGCCCTCTCCGGACGATTCAGCAGTGATCAGGGCGACGGCAAAATCTCCTCGGGATCGGCCTCGGCAGACTCGTTGGAGTTCGTCGTGTCGATCGGCGCCGGCGACCGCGCCGTGCAACTGAAATTCTCCGGCAAGAAGTCCGACGTCGGACTGGCCGGAACTTTGAAATCCGCCTTCGGCGCCCCCGTCGCATGGACCGCCCGGAAACCCGAAACGCCCCCGACGCCCGACAACCCCATCGCCCTCAGCGGTCTCGAAGAGAGTCCCGCCGACGCCAGCCAGCCGCAGGCCGGCGCCGAGACTCCGGCGACCGTGACCGGCGAACAGCCGACCGAATTGCCGCCGGATCGCCTGGCCCGGCCGTTGCAGACCGGCGGCAACGTCCTCGTCCGCGGGCTGACAATTCTCACCGGAACCGGAGCGGTCCTGGAGAATTCATCGATCCTCGTCCAGGCAGGCAAAATCATCGCCATCGGCCCGGAGATCGAGGCCCCCGCGGGCGTCACGGTCATCGACGGCGCCGGCCGCTTCGCCATGCCGGGGGTCATCGACACCCACAACCACATGATGATCTCCGCCGGGCCGGGACTGGCAGGCGTCAACGAGGCGACCGACTCGATCGTCTGCGAAGTCCGCATCCGGGATTCCGTTCACACCGACGACATCTCCGAATACCGCACCCTCGCGGCAGGCGTCACCACCGCCCGGCTGCTGCACGGCTCGGCCAACACCATCGGCGGCCAGGACGCCATCGTGCAGCTTAAGTACGGAGACGATATCGCCGGCCACCTGCTGCCGGATTCGCCGCAAGGCGTAAAGTTCGCCCTCGGCGAGAACGTCAAACGCCGCACCGGCCGTTTCCCCAATACGCGGCTGGGCGTCGAAGCCACCATTCACCGCGCCTTCGTCGAAGCCCTCGAATACCGCCGCAACTGGCAGGAGTACGATCGCCAGAAGCAGGCCGCCGGCGAAGCCGGCCAGAACCTCCTCCCCCCCCGACGCGACCTCCGGCTCGAAGCCCTGGTCGGAATCATCGAATCGCAGATCTTCATCCACAGCCACTGCTACCGCGCCGACGAAATCCTGATGCTGCTGCGCTCGGCCGACAAAGTCGGCGTCCGCGTCCGCTCTCTGCAGCACGTGCTCGAGGGCTATAAAGTCGCGCCCGAGATCGCGAAACACGGCGCAAGTTGCAGTACGTTCGCCGACCACTGGGGCTACAAGGTCGAAGCCTTCGACGCCGTCCCCCACAACGCCGCACTGCTCCATGCCGCCGGAATCAACACCGTCATCAAAAGCGACTTCCCGGTGATCCCCTGGCCCCTCCGCTGGGAAACCGCCCGCACCATTCGCCACGGCAACATGCCCCCGGACGCCGCTCTCCAGGCCGTCACGCGCAATCCCGCCCGCGAACTGGGAATCGACGATCGCCTCGGAACGCTGGAAATCGGCAAGCAGGGCGATTTCGCCCTCTACAACGGCCACCCGCTCAGCGCCTTTTCCCGCTGTGAAATGACCTTCATCGCCGGCGAATGTTACTTCGTCCGCGAGCAGCAGCCCTCCGCGATGTCCCAGGCCGCCGTCGCACAGACGAAGCTGGCCCCTCCTCTCTCACTTCCCGCTCCCGAGGAACGCAAGCCCGTCCTGAGCCACCTCGAACGCCACCTTCCAAAGGTCGCTCTCGTCGGCGCCACGCTCCATCCCGTTGACGGGCCGGAAATCCCGAACGGCACGCTGCTCATCGAAGGGGAATTGATCACGTCGATCGGTCCGGGGCCGGGGATTCCGGCCGACGCCACATTCGTCAACTGCCAGGGGCTCCACATTTACCCCGGGTTGATCGACGCCGGTTCCATGCTGGGGCTCAACGAAATCGGTTCGATCCAGGAAACGCACGACACGAACGAGGCGGGCCTCTTCCAGCCCGATCTCCTCGCCGGCACAGCCATCAATCCCGATTCGGAGCTCCTCCCCGTCGCCCGCGCCGACGGCATCACCACCGCATTAATCCGCCCGCTGGGGGGCATCATCTCCGGGCAGGCCGCTCTCATGCAGCCCGCCGGCTGGACCGCGCCGGAAATGGTCATCGAGCCGGCCGTCGGCCTGCAGATGCAATGGCCTGCCGCCAAGGACCGCAAAAAAGTCATCGACGAGCTCCGCCAGTTGCTGACCGACGCGCGGGTCTACGACAAAGTCCGCTCGGCCCCGCTGGCCGACGGCCAGCCACGGGTCGTCGAGGATCCTCGCTTCGAAGCCCTCCGCCCCTACATCAAGGGCGAACGCACAGTCTTCATCGAAGCGGTGACTCGCGTGCAGATTCTGGAAGCGCTCCAGTTCGCAAAAGACGAACGGCTCAAGCTCGTCCTGACCGGCAGCCTCGACGGCTGGAAAGTCGCCAAAGAAATCGCCGAACACCAGGTTCCGGTCATCCTGGGGTCGGTCATGCGCCCCCCGCTCGAAGACTTCGACCCCCTCGACGCTCCCCTCGCTTGCGCGGGCCTGCTCCACGAAGCCGGCGTCAAAGTCTGCTTCCGCTCGAACAGCGCCGCCCTCGCCCGGCACCTGCCGCTCGAAGCCGGCGTCTGCGTCGCCTACGGCCTCCCCGAAGACGTGGCCTTAAGGGGCGTCACCTTGACCGCTGCGGAAGTCCTGGGCGTCGCCGACCGGCTTGGCTCGTTGACCCCCGGCAAGTGGGCCAACCTGATCATCACCGACGGCTCCCCCCTCCAGCCGACCACCCAATACAAGGGAATCTACATCCGCGGTCAGGGGTTCGCCCCCGAGAGTCGCCAGACTCGCCTCTATGAAAAGTACAAAGCCCGCCTGGCGGAAAAACCGTAG
- the rho gene encoding transcription termination factor Rho codes for MAEKSSGSPKRTTRPRRTTKAAAGDESHVARPAIEDAFEEAAAARAEFDAPPTERDMDFEALEAPAPRKPARPRTRKAAVVVESVEPAAPPPAPVEREPAERAPAPRAERARPEREPPISYDTVGFGPDESAGPAGGDAEMEAPRGENGAAPRADGGDSGEGGAGDDGRRPRRRRRRRRGGDQPTSGGPTGGPNAGGGGGHHHQQPPRGGGRNQRGGQQHGQRRGGGGGYQGGQGGQQRQPGYGNQPNYNAPPRADLPGEPVQGLLELHPKGYGFLRDAKANYASQESDAFVSSTLIEKHKLREGVWITGECVSGGRGQGPRLRSVETIDGRTLEAYAEVKSFDELTPINPHEQIILETGSMPITMRVMDLLTPIAKGQRALIVAPPRTGKTMLLQDIADAVAKNHPEIYLMVLLIDERPEEVTEMKRRVRGEVIASSLDRELESHIRVSQLVFERAKRMAEEGRDVFVLLDSITRTARAFNKWSNSGRTGTGGLDIRAMDLPKKMFGNARQFEEGGSLTIAGTALIETGSRMDDAIFQEFKGTGNMELVLSRDLADRRIWPAIDITRSGTRREEKILSPEVLEGVTLLRRSLISMSPVEAMEQLTRILVKYPTNAEFLAKIRSIM; via the coding sequence ATGGCGGAAAAGAGCTCCGGGTCCCCCAAGCGGACCACACGACCGCGTCGCACGACCAAGGCGGCTGCTGGCGACGAATCGCATGTCGCCCGGCCGGCGATTGAAGACGCCTTCGAGGAAGCCGCGGCAGCCCGTGCCGAGTTCGACGCACCTCCGACGGAGCGCGATATGGACTTCGAAGCGCTCGAAGCCCCCGCTCCGCGGAAACCAGCGCGACCGCGGACTCGCAAAGCGGCGGTGGTGGTGGAGTCGGTCGAACCGGCGGCCCCGCCGCCGGCGCCCGTCGAGCGCGAACCGGCAGAACGTGCTCCTGCGCCGCGGGCCGAGCGGGCTCGCCCCGAGCGCGAGCCTCCGATTTCGTACGATACGGTCGGTTTCGGCCCCGATGAAAGCGCAGGACCTGCCGGCGGCGACGCCGAAATGGAAGCGCCTCGCGGCGAGAACGGCGCTGCTCCGCGTGCTGATGGGGGCGACTCGGGAGAAGGCGGAGCGGGAGACGACGGTCGTCGTCCCCGTCGCCGACGTCGTCGTCGTCGTGGCGGCGACCAGCCGACGTCCGGCGGACCGACCGGCGGTCCCAACGCCGGCGGTGGCGGCGGTCATCATCACCAGCAGCCGCCGCGTGGCGGCGGTCGCAACCAGCGGGGCGGCCAGCAGCATGGCCAGCGCCGCGGCGGTGGCGGCGGTTACCAGGGCGGTCAAGGGGGGCAGCAGCGGCAGCCAGGCTACGGAAATCAGCCGAACTACAATGCTCCGCCCCGCGCGGACCTGCCGGGCGAACCGGTTCAGGGTCTGCTGGAACTGCATCCCAAGGGCTACGGCTTCCTGCGCGACGCCAAGGCCAACTACGCTTCGCAGGAGTCGGACGCGTTTGTCTCCAGCACGCTGATCGAGAAGCACAAGCTTCGCGAAGGGGTCTGGATCACGGGCGAATGCGTCTCCGGCGGTCGAGGGCAAGGGCCGCGGTTGCGGTCGGTCGAGACGATCGACGGTCGGACGCTGGAGGCCTATGCCGAGGTCAAGAGTTTCGACGAGCTGACGCCGATCAATCCGCACGAGCAGATCATCCTCGAAACCGGTTCGATGCCGATTACGATGCGGGTGATGGATCTGCTGACGCCGATCGCCAAGGGGCAGCGGGCGCTGATCGTGGCTCCGCCGCGGACCGGCAAGACGATGCTGTTGCAGGACATCGCCGACGCAGTCGCCAAGAATCATCCGGAGATCTATCTGATGGTGCTGCTCATCGACGAGCGGCCCGAAGAAGTGACGGAGATGAAGCGTCGGGTGCGGGGCGAAGTGATTGCATCTTCGCTGGACCGCGAGCTCGAAAGTCATATCCGGGTGAGCCAGCTCGTGTTCGAGCGGGCGAAGCGGATGGCGGAAGAAGGGCGGGACGTGTTCGTGCTGCTGGACAGCATCACGCGGACGGCGCGGGCGTTCAACAAGTGGAGCAACTCGGGCCGGACCGGCACGGGCGGGCTCGACATCCGGGCGATGGATTTGCCGAAGAAGATGTTCGGGAATGCCCGGCAGTTCGAGGAGGGGGGGTCGCTGACGATTGCGGGGACGGCCCTGATCGAAACCGGCAGCCGGATGGACGACGCGATCTTCCAGGAGTTCAAGGGGACGGGGAACATGGAGCTGGTCCTGAGCCGGGATCTCGCCGATCGGCGGATCTGGCCGGCGATCGACATCACCCGATCGGGGACGCGGCGCGAGGAGAAGATTCTGTCGCCGGAGGTGCTGGAAGGCGTGACGCTGCTGCGACGGAGCCTGATTTCGATGAGTCCGGTGGAGGCGATGGAGCAGTTGACGCGGATTCTGGTCAAGTACCCGACGAACGCGGAGTTCCTGGCGAAGATCCGGTCGATCATGTAA
- a CDS encoding SMI1/KNR4 family protein: MNLEDLQLIERHLNLVLPDVYRQALLVGVTINGADPEPYFVQDAKELLLSNLELRMRPTPNAFAGAPWPAEYFCIGNDGCGNEYAIDVRDPACQVRLCDHDLGAFDPRGDDLPGYLRSLKDLFDWRDTTIDVYEDATDVGVDSAPSRYYAVVTRANERRESVLNPITLDEWKTVVAADPDLQLREYEIRRNPFSAEEIRISRPGLAVMNGLGAMEKFEFYYGRITVCCPSVIALEKLAQFALALNAKLITD; the protein is encoded by the coding sequence ATGAATCTCGAAGACCTCCAGCTCATAGAACGCCATCTGAATCTCGTTCTACCGGACGTGTATCGTCAGGCGCTGTTGGTCGGAGTCACCATCAACGGAGCAGATCCGGAACCATATTTCGTGCAGGATGCGAAGGAGCTGCTGCTCTCGAATCTGGAATTGCGGATGCGTCCGACTCCGAATGCGTTCGCCGGAGCGCCGTGGCCAGCGGAGTACTTCTGCATTGGGAATGACGGGTGCGGCAACGAATATGCGATCGACGTTCGCGATCCGGCGTGCCAAGTTCGCCTTTGTGATCACGATCTCGGCGCATTTGATCCACGCGGCGACGATCTCCCGGGTTACCTTCGCTCCCTCAAAGATCTGTTTGATTGGCGCGATACGACGATTGATGTTTACGAGGACGCCACGGATGTTGGAGTCGATTCTGCGCCGTCGCGCTATTATGCCGTAGTGACCCGAGCGAATGAGCGCCGTGAGAGCGTTTTGAATCCGATTACGCTCGACGAATGGAAGACTGTTGTGGCAGCGGACCCCGATCTGCAGTTGCGGGAATATGAAATCCGCCGCAATCCGTTTTCAGCCGAGGAGATCCGCATCAGTCGCCCCGGATTGGCCGTGATGAATGGACTCGGTGCGATGGAGAAATTCGAGTTTTACTACGGGCGAATCACGGTCTGCTGCCCCAGTGTCATTGCACTGGAGAAACTCGCCCAGTTCGCGTTGGCGCTGAACGCGAAGCTGATTACGGACTGA
- a CDS encoding thioredoxin family protein → MSNSVPNGRSCATGALPPRANGFTDCTRRKPSAVRRPAPARNRASGVSLCLMVFLVSFASATSAAEAPLWQADYQQTLQLGRESGRPVLLHFGAAWCVPCQKMEREVFATQEVRSEIAQKFVAVRIDYDRDRAVASRYDVQVLPTDIILDPVDGRLVARTNQPLGAIAYRQFLQQQSVRYQQLFAVRKPVAPPAATAGPQPAASPRTAARPQQVWYANYEEALAAAERLERPLLIHFYGPNCPPCRQMERDVFSSPDVQRLLAERFVAVKVDGDRLPALTRHYNVDAYPTDVVQEPFNGRVVFESGGFLDRNGYLAMLSQTEARFAVLVKSHLAAKAANGPAETPEPARPAAPVEPLQPQVRMGEARPLIALDGFSPVALFKGRRWARGRAAFAWQHQGLIYYMESREELEAFRATPDAYAPQFQGCDPVVLAESDRAIAGDARFAAFYDDRLYLFSTAENREKFQKSPAEYLRLKHVIKPSRIEGLRHRLGDLPDEDSKQVLRIRGTER, encoded by the coding sequence ATGTCGAATTCAGTTCCCAATGGTCGATCGTGTGCCACGGGCGCCTTGCCCCCCCGTGCGAACGGTTTCACCGACTGCACGCGCCGCAAGCCGTCCGCGGTGCGTCGTCCGGCTCCAGCTCGGAATCGGGCCTCCGGCGTCTCCCTCTGCCTGATGGTCTTCCTCGTTTCGTTCGCCTCCGCGACATCCGCCGCGGAGGCGCCCCTCTGGCAGGCTGACTATCAGCAGACGCTGCAGCTTGGCCGCGAGAGCGGCCGCCCGGTCCTCCTCCACTTCGGCGCCGCCTGGTGCGTCCCCTGTCAGAAAATGGAACGCGAGGTCTTCGCCACGCAGGAAGTCCGCAGCGAGATCGCTCAGAAGTTCGTCGCCGTCCGCATCGATTACGACCGCGATCGCGCCGTAGCCAGCCGCTACGACGTGCAGGTCCTTCCGACCGATATCATTCTCGATCCCGTTGACGGGCGGCTCGTGGCCCGGACCAATCAGCCCCTCGGAGCCATCGCCTACCGGCAGTTCCTCCAGCAGCAGTCCGTTCGCTATCAGCAGCTCTTCGCTGTCAGGAAGCCCGTCGCGCCGCCGGCCGCGACCGCCGGCCCCCAGCCGGCCGCCAGTCCGCGAACTGCCGCACGCCCGCAGCAGGTCTGGTACGCCAATTACGAAGAGGCTCTGGCCGCCGCCGAGCGGCTCGAACGCCCGCTCCTGATCCACTTCTACGGCCCCAATTGTCCCCCCTGCCGACAGATGGAACGGGACGTCTTTTCCTCACCCGACGTCCAGCGGCTGCTCGCCGAGCGCTTTGTCGCCGTGAAAGTCGACGGCGATCGCCTCCCCGCCCTGACGCGGCACTACAACGTCGACGCCTATCCCACCGACGTCGTGCAGGAACCCTTCAACGGCCGCGTCGTCTTCGAGTCCGGCGGCTTCCTCGATCGCAACGGCTACCTGGCCATGCTCTCCCAGACCGAGGCCCGCTTCGCCGTGCTCGTAAAGTCCCATCTCGCCGCCAAAGCCGCCAACGGTCCCGCGGAGACCCCCGAGCCGGCCCGCCCGGCAGCCCCCGTCGAACCGCTGCAGCCGCAGGTCCGCATGGGCGAGGCCCGCCCCCTGATCGCCCTCGACGGCTTCAGCCCCGTCGCTCTGTTCAAGGGCCGCCGCTGGGCGCGGGGACGAGCCGCCTTCGCCTGGCAGCATCAGGGACTGATCTACTACATGGAGTCCCGCGAAGAGCTGGAAGCGTTCCGCGCCACCCCCGACGCCTACGCCCCGCAATTCCAGGGCTGCGACCCCGTCGTCCTCGCCGAAAGCGATCGCGCCATCGCCGGCGACGCCCGCTTCGCCGCCTTCTACGACGACCGCCTCTACCTCTTCAGCACGGCAGAGAACCGCGAAAAATTCCAGAAGTCCCCCGCGGAATACCTCCGCCTGAAGCACGTCATCAAACCCTCGCGCATCGAAGGCCTCCGCCACCGCCTCGGCGACCTCCCGGACGAAGACTCAAAACAAGTGCTGCGAATCCGTGGGACGGAACGATAG
- a CDS encoding anthranilate synthase component II, whose protein sequence is MILLIDNYDSFVHNLARYLVELGVETEVVRNDALTVAQIAARAPQAIVISPGPCTPLEAGVSLDVVRQLGPTIPLLGVCLGHQAIAMALGGRVVRAPQPVHGRTSLVHHESTPLFAGLPNPFRASRYHSLIVERESLPADLIATASTADGLIMALQHATWPLYGVQFHPESILTEGGHQLLANFLHLAGIEVPAPPTDHLSELPPPPADRPWPPPDRLPAHW, encoded by the coding sequence ATGATCCTGCTGATCGACAACTACGACAGCTTCGTCCACAACCTCGCCCGCTACCTGGTCGAGCTGGGGGTCGAAACCGAAGTCGTTCGCAACGACGCTCTGACCGTCGCGCAGATCGCCGCCCGCGCCCCGCAGGCCATCGTGATCTCGCCCGGACCCTGCACCCCCCTCGAAGCCGGCGTCTCGCTCGACGTCGTCCGTCAGCTCGGTCCGACGATACCATTACTCGGCGTCTGCCTCGGCCATCAGGCCATCGCCATGGCTCTCGGCGGCCGCGTCGTCCGCGCCCCGCAACCGGTCCACGGTCGCACCTCGCTCGTCCATCACGAGTCGACGCCCCTCTTCGCCGGCCTGCCGAATCCCTTCCGGGCCTCCCGTTACCACTCGCTGATCGTCGAACGCGAATCACTCCCCGCCGATCTGATCGCCACCGCATCAACCGCCGACGGTCTGATCATGGCCCTCCAGCACGCCACCTGGCCCCTCTACGGCGTGCAGTTCCACCCCGAGTCCATCCTGACCGAAGGGGGCCACCAGCTCCTCGCCAACTTCCTCCACCTGGCAGGAATCGAAGTCCCCGCCCCCCCCACCGACCACCTTTCAGAACTCCCTCCCCCCCCAGCAGACCGCCCCTGGCCTCCCCCCGACCGCCTCCCCGCCCACTGGTAA